A section of the Apostichopus japonicus isolate 1M-3 chromosome 1, ASM3797524v1, whole genome shotgun sequence genome encodes:
- the LOC139968972 gene encoding uncharacterized protein — translation MNTILRKYVSFIKEQWTSGALEKTVLEEVERVQSAGFPRGAGGFSAFHMEMVDSALARYGSRRSTALIDEGVRLWLSLTTAEGRLWSSQLLRYRAKADIITFVGARLMGQFIERRRVSYKIWW, via the exons ATGAACACCATTTTAAGAAAGTATG tATCATTCATTAAGGAACAATGGACCTCAGGTGCATTGGAGAAGACTGTACTGGAGGAGGTGGAGAGGGTGCAGTCGGCCGGCTTCCCCCGTGGAGCAGGGGGCTTCTCCGCCTTCCACATGGAGATGGTGGACTCGGCCTTGGCCAGATATGGGAGCAGGCGGTCCACTGCCCTTATCGACGAGGGAGTGCGGCTGTGGCTGTCGCTGACGACGGCAGAGGGCCGTCTGTGGTCGTCCCAGCTCCTGCGCTACCGGGCCAAGGCCGACATCATCACCTTCGTGGGAGCACGGCTGATGGGTCAGTTTATCG AAAGACGCAGGGTAAGTTACAAGATTTGGTGGTGA
- the LOC139968961 gene encoding uncharacterized protein: MDILKSLGTEAAESDTSRPLFSDHESVDELEVKEERNDPDDAAMERDRDGDDEGTGGEDRDGDDEGTGGEDMDGDDEGTGGEDTDGDDQGTGGEDRDGDDEGPDVDRDGDDEGTGLASRAKRPRLGEPKRKPRQCPLCEGMFVRLATHLTDSHNVANRENRLQLLNQARTQKVQRSGSGKGGEGRTLRDCPVPGCPSTALLRIDQHLRRCHGFEKSSQEYTLWLAAARATVPETDPPSPEKAKLVHSKIPKKLDDKAVLDRFLSYEAAMVGGTGPNLKQAEQHRRQVEILLQRLEVNSIAGLVDPLSVQRTANLLRDDKKAPKTISSYLLSMKLFCRFLRLNEEVSRSAGVKPKAAKRTDLAAEQFQVALRPEIDRHGRKIASQIKDSILSSEEIGKLKRLATKEGIAMAENTDSILRSSVAMNRFRDLLMALILISTGHRSGVVLNLTAGEFTRVERFCLRDGSARWTIKISDHKTLKSHGPTHITIDQTTYNLMLVYFNVVRPHLLRGRVATEAEERDTPFFLSNNGNRVRRLKALMVAVGLSLGVENFSPLNLRKTAATLAVQSETAAGRSRVAQAMSHTEYTQGRYYNERLAGEQACIAGSIVAGLLDGTRTQQQRATTAAEFSDVAGPSGLSRPTPSASHPGTPPKRQMSSDEDEMPEFVPPTPLRRLPTYTTDVEDAPPVAAPPTRVRALFQDSDVSMLLHLYRETVKKSNQKITKKDVVRKMHRENAHLAGWTVQQLYDKLRKLLEKEEDKNFHGDPK; encoded by the exons ATGGACATACTGAAGAGTCTGGGGACGGAGGCCGCAGAGTCCGACACTTCCAGGCCTCTTTTCAGCGACCACGAATCG GTTGATGAGCTGGAAGTGAAAGAAGAGAGGAATGACCCGGACGATGCGGCCATGGAACGAGACAGGGATGGGGATGACGAGGGGACAGGAGGAGAGGACAGGGATGGGGATGACGAGGGGACAGGAGGAGAGGACATGGACGGGGATGACGAGGGGACAGGAGGAGAGGACACGGATGGGGATGACCAGGGGACAGGAGGAGAGGACAGGGATGGGGATGACGAAGGACCGGACGTGGACAGGGATGGGGATGACGAGGGGACAGGACTAGCTAGCCGGGCGAAACGTCCTCGCCTTGGGGAACCG AAACGGAAACCAAGGCAATGTCCTCTTTGTGAGGGCATGTTCGTCCGGCTGGCGACACACTTGACAGACAGCCACAACGTGGCCAACAGGGAAAACAGACTGCAACTACTTAACCAAGCCCGCACCCA AAAAGTCCAAAGGAGTGGGTCGGGAAAGGGGGGAGAAGGGAGGACCCTCCGTGATTGCCCGGTCCCTGGCTGCCCGTCAACGGCACTCCTGAGGATTGACCAGCACCTCAGGAGGTGCCATGGTTTCGAA aAATCCAGCCAAGAATATACGCTTTGGCTGGCGGCAGCCAGGGCTACCGTGCCGGAAACCGACCCCCCTTCCCCCGAGAAAGCAAAGCTGGTCCACTCAAAAATTCCAAAGAAGTTGGATGATAAGGCGGTTTTAG ACAGGTTCCTGAGCTACGAGGCCGCCATGGTTGGGGGTACTGGCCCCAACCTAAAGCAGGCAGAACAACACCGCCGGCAAGTGGAGATACTGCTCCAGAGACTGGAGGTCAATTCCATTGCCGGCCTGGTCGACCCGCTGTCAGTACAGAG GACTGCAAATCTTCTCCGGGACGACAAGAAGGCACCTAAGACCATTTCAAGCTACCTTCTGTCGATGAAACTGTTCTGTCGCTTCCTCAGACTAAACGAGGAAGTGTCCAGGTCCGCCGGTGTAAAGCCCAAGGCCGCAAAGCGGACGGACCTGGCCGCAGAGCAGTTTCAGGTAGCCTTGCGCCCGGAGATAGATCGCCATGGCAGGAAAATTGCAAGCCAGATCAAAG ATTCCATTCTGTCATCAGAAGAGATTGGGAAATTGAAAAGGCTTGCAACGAAAGAAGGAATTGCCATGGCGG AGAATACAGACTCCATTTTGCGGTCCTCCGTGGCCATGAACAGGTTTCGAGACCTGCTCATGGCACTGATACTCATCAGTACTGGACACCGCAGCGGTGTGGTACTGAACCTCACCGCTGGGGAATTCACGCGGGTCGAGCGGTTCTGTCTGCGGGATGGATCGGCAAGGTGGACGATAAAA ATTTCAGACCATAAGACCCTGAAGTCGCATGGACCGACCCACATTACGATAGACCAGACAACATACAACTTAATGTTGGTCTATTTTAATGTGGTTCGGCCCCATCTTCTGAGGGGTCGAGTGGCAACGGAGGCGGAAGAAAGGGACACCCCTTTCTTCCTATCAAACAATGGGAACCGGGTGCGGAGGCTGAAGGCGCTGATGGTGGCAGTTGGGTTGTCGCTGGGTGTCGAGAACTTTTCTCCCCTGAACCTCAGGAAGACAGCCGCGACCTTG GCCGTTCAATCGGAGACAGCCGCTGGACGGTCCAGGGTCGCACAGGCTATGTCGCATACCGAGTACACTCAGGGGAGGTACTACAACGAGAGGCTGGCCGGCGAACAGGCCTGCATAGCAGGTTCCATCGTCGCCGGTCTCCTCGATGGG ACACGCACTCAGCAACAACGAGCCACCACAGCTGCCGAATTTTCAGATGTTGCCGGCCCCTCTGGACTTTCGCGG CCGACTCCTTCAGCCTCTCACCCAGGAACTCCTCCCAAGCGGCAGATGTCTTCAGATGAAGACGAAATGCCAGAG TTTGTTCCGCCAACGCCCCTGAGGAGACTG ccCACTTACACCACTGATGTCGAGGATGCACCTCCAGTTGCTGCACCGCCCACTCGAGTCAGGGCGTTATTTCAGGACTCCGATGTGTCTATGCTACTACATCTCTATCgagaaactgtaaaaaaatcCAATCAAAAGATCACGAAAAAAGATGTAGTTAGAAAGATGCATCGGGAGAATGCACACCTGGCCGGATGGACGGTGCAGCAGCTTTATGACAAGCTGAGGAAGCTCCTTGAAAAGGAAGAGGACAAGAACTTCCATGGCGATCCTAAATAG